One window from the genome of Enterococcus haemoperoxidus ATCC BAA-382 encodes:
- a CDS encoding polyphosphate polymerase domain-containing protein, whose translation MVKLKNSFQRKEKKYALTNKMYHQLRKKLQPYMEEDEYGLHTIISIYFDTQDYEMIRHSLGKPIYKEKFRIRSYGIPQEESTVFLEIKKKVSGVVYKRRVALSYQSAKRYIQKPHSFMLKTTKDQQIKQEIDWLVARKRLEPKVMIAYDRRALFDSDNEDFRITFDFNIRYREEQLSHTLDDQGESVAPEIDVLMEVKALGAYPIWFSEILAELNIYPASFSKYAQTYQRYLYSKGDFQYVI comes from the coding sequence ATGGTTAAACTAAAAAATAGTTTTCAAAGAAAAGAAAAAAAATATGCATTGACTAATAAGATGTATCATCAATTAAGGAAAAAATTACAACCTTATATGGAAGAAGATGAATATGGATTACATACAATCATTTCTATTTATTTTGATACACAAGATTACGAGATGATTCGACATTCGCTAGGAAAGCCAATCTACAAAGAAAAATTCAGGATCAGAAGCTACGGCATTCCTCAAGAAGAGTCGACTGTTTTTCTTGAAATAAAAAAGAAGGTCAGTGGTGTCGTATATAAAAGAAGGGTAGCTTTATCTTATCAATCGGCGAAAAGGTATATCCAGAAGCCACATTCTTTTATGTTAAAAACGACAAAAGACCAGCAAATCAAACAGGAAATTGATTGGTTAGTCGCACGCAAAAGATTGGAACCTAAAGTGATGATTGCGTATGATCGGCGAGCATTATTTGACTCAGACAATGAAGATTTTCGGATTACTTTTGATTTTAACATCCGCTATCGAGAAGAACAATTATCCCATACGTTAGATGATCAAGGCGAAAGTGTCGCACCAGAAATTGATGTTTTGATGGAAGTGAAAGCATTAGGTGCTTATCCAATTTGGTTTTCAGAAATCTTAGCGGAACTTAATATTTACCCAGCATCATTTTCAAAATATGCTCAGACATATCAACGTTACTTATATTCCAAAGGAGATTTTCAGTATGTTATCTAG
- the kynU gene encoding kynureninase, giving the protein MKRVFQTDLAFAKEMDEKDPLKNIRDRFYVQPGEIYMDGNSLGLASKDAEKALLNMMDIWKKEGIKLWDGLFHYAGKLGELSAPLINAYPDEVVITGSTTINIHQCISTLYKPTRERYKILVDDLNFPTDRYAIDSQVRLKGYDPTDAIKVVNSTDGRLIDEAAVIEAMTDDVAIILLPTVLYRSSQILDMKRVTEAAHQRGILIGWDLCHAIGAIPMDFKDVAPDFAIWCTYKYLSAGPGSIAGLYMNRKHFNETPGLAGWWGNKDDTQFELKHEFEHQKDASGWQIGSPSFLAMAPLEGTLTIFNEVGMDKIRAKSLSITAFLMYLIDEKLAKYGYAVGNPREDSKRGGHVCLEHEEAYRICKALKEANIIPDFREPNVIRLAPIALYNTYEEVYTLVETLDEIASNKKYEKFSKQRTLVV; this is encoded by the coding sequence ATGAAAAGAGTATTTCAGACAGATTTAGCGTTTGCAAAGGAAATGGATGAGAAAGATCCTCTTAAAAATATCAGAGATCGATTTTACGTTCAACCAGGGGAAATATACATGGATGGCAATTCACTAGGGCTGGCTTCAAAAGATGCTGAAAAAGCTTTATTAAATATGATGGATATCTGGAAAAAGGAAGGCATCAAATTATGGGACGGTTTGTTTCATTATGCTGGGAAATTAGGTGAACTGTCTGCTCCGTTGATCAATGCTTATCCAGACGAAGTCGTAATCACAGGAAGCACAACTATCAATATTCATCAATGCATCAGCACTTTGTATAAACCGACAAGGGAGCGATACAAAATCTTAGTGGATGATTTGAATTTCCCTACAGATCGCTACGCAATAGATAGTCAGGTTCGTTTAAAAGGGTATGATCCAACAGATGCTATAAAAGTTGTGAACAGTACAGATGGTCGCTTGATCGATGAAGCAGCTGTCATTGAAGCTATGACCGATGATGTAGCAATCATTCTATTACCAACTGTTTTATATCGTAGCTCGCAAATCCTGGATATGAAACGAGTAACGGAAGCAGCGCATCAACGAGGGATCCTGATTGGCTGGGATTTATGTCATGCCATTGGCGCAATACCAATGGATTTTAAAGATGTTGCTCCTGATTTTGCCATTTGGTGTACGTATAAATATTTATCAGCAGGTCCTGGGTCGATTGCTGGTCTTTATATGAATCGGAAACATTTCAACGAAACACCTGGCTTAGCTGGTTGGTGGGGCAATAAAGATGATACTCAATTTGAATTAAAACATGAATTTGAACATCAAAAAGATGCAAGCGGCTGGCAAATCGGTTCTCCAAGTTTCTTAGCGATGGCACCGTTAGAAGGGACATTGACTATCTTTAATGAAGTAGGAATGGACAAAATTCGTGCAAAATCATTATCGATTACTGCATTCTTAATGTATTTAATCGACGAAAAACTTGCTAAATATGGATATGCTGTGGGGAATCCCCGTGAAGATAGTAAACGAGGAGGTCACGTTTGTTTAGAACATGAAGAAGCGTACCGAATTTGCAAAGCTTTAAAAGAAGCCAATATTATTCCAGATTTCAGAGAACCAAATGTGATTCGTTTAGCGCCAATTGCTTTATATAATACCTATGAGGAAGTTTACACATTAGTTGAAACATTGGATGAAATTGCAAGCAATAAAAAGTATGAAAAATTCAGTAAACAACGGACATTAGTAGTTTAA
- a CDS encoding Lrp/AsnC family transcriptional regulator has protein sequence MDTIDRKLLQILHENSRISIVELSQKINLSRPSVKERINKLVEQGVITKFTIQVSMQKIEESITFFTELSQVTIPVEKTLILLKNNPYVNEVHIVSGDVNYLVKATVTSTTEMKELLAKWMQFANVKTSIVLESPVENQLHLDREY, from the coding sequence TTGGATACCATTGACCGCAAACTCTTGCAGATTCTCCATGAAAATTCACGGATTTCAATTGTTGAATTGTCTCAAAAAATCAATTTAAGTCGTCCCAGCGTAAAGGAGCGAATCAATAAGCTCGTTGAACAAGGTGTTATCACAAAATTTACAATTCAAGTTTCAATGCAAAAAATTGAAGAAAGCATTACCTTTTTCACTGAACTGAGCCAAGTAACGATTCCTGTTGAGAAAACGTTGATACTTTTAAAAAACAATCCTTATGTAAATGAAGTTCATATAGTCAGCGGTGATGTTAATTATTTAGTGAAAGCAACTGTGACCAGTACAACTGAAATGAAAGAGTTGTTAGCAAAATGGATGCAATTTGCTAACGTCAAAACTTCGATTGTTCTAGAAAGTCCAGTAGAAAACCAATTGCATCTTGATAGAGAGTATTAA
- the obgE gene encoding GTPase ObgE: MSMFLDQVTIDVKAGKGGDGMVAFRREKYVPDGGPAGGDGGQGGDVILVVEEGLRTLMDFRFNRHFKAQPGENGMSKGMHGRGSENTFVKVPPGTTVRDAETGTLIGDLIENGQTLTVAKGGRGGRGNIRFASAKNPAPEIAENGEPGQERKIELELKVLADVGLVGFPSVGKSTLLSVISSARPKIGAYHFTTLVPNLGMVSTSDGRSFAAADLPGLIEGASQGVGLGTQFLRHIERTRVILHVIDMSGMEGRDPYEDYLAINKELASHNMRLMERPQIIVANKMDMPEAEENLKKFKEKIEKERTDEYADHLPIFPISGVSRKGIEPLLNATADLIDVTPEFPLYEEEIVEDTVHYGFQPEGPEFTIDRDPDATWILSGDSLEKLFQMTNFEHDESVMRFARQLRGMGIDEALRARGAKDGDIVRIGEYEFEFVE; this comes from the coding sequence ATGTCCATGTTTTTAGATCAGGTAACAATCGATGTCAAAGCTGGTAAGGGTGGAGACGGAATGGTTGCCTTTCGTAGAGAAAAATATGTACCAGACGGCGGACCTGCCGGAGGTGACGGTGGTCAAGGCGGAGATGTGATTCTTGTGGTAGAAGAAGGATTACGTACTTTGATGGATTTCCGTTTTAATCGTCATTTTAAAGCACAACCTGGAGAAAATGGTATGAGCAAAGGCATGCACGGTCGTGGTTCAGAGAATACGTTTGTAAAAGTTCCGCCAGGTACAACCGTTCGTGATGCTGAGACCGGTACATTGATCGGAGATTTGATTGAAAACGGTCAAACACTGACTGTAGCCAAAGGTGGACGCGGTGGACGCGGGAATATTCGTTTCGCTTCTGCTAAAAATCCAGCTCCTGAAATCGCTGAAAATGGCGAACCCGGTCAAGAAAGAAAAATTGAATTAGAATTGAAAGTTTTAGCTGATGTTGGTTTAGTTGGTTTCCCATCTGTTGGAAAATCCACTTTACTATCTGTTATTTCGTCAGCTCGTCCTAAAATCGGTGCATATCACTTTACAACATTAGTTCCTAACCTTGGAATGGTGTCAACAAGTGACGGACGTAGTTTTGCTGCAGCTGATTTACCCGGATTGATTGAAGGGGCATCACAAGGTGTGGGACTTGGAACACAGTTTTTACGCCATATTGAACGGACAAGAGTCATTCTACATGTAATCGATATGAGTGGGATGGAAGGACGCGATCCTTATGAAGATTATCTAGCTATCAATAAAGAGCTAGCATCTCATAATATGCGTTTGATGGAACGTCCACAAATTATCGTCGCAAATAAAATGGATATGCCAGAAGCAGAAGAAAATTTGAAGAAATTCAAAGAAAAAATTGAGAAAGAGCGAACTGATGAATATGCAGATCATCTGCCGATTTTCCCAATATCCGGTGTTTCACGTAAAGGGATTGAACCTTTACTTAATGCTACGGCTGACTTAATCGATGTAACGCCGGAATTCCCATTATATGAGGAAGAAATCGTTGAAGATACCGTTCATTATGGTTTCCAACCAGAAGGACCAGAATTTACAATCGACCGCGATCCTGATGCAACATGGATTTTATCTGGAGATTCATTGGAGAAATTATTCCAAATGACCAACTTTGAACACGATGAAAGTGTGATGCGATTTGCACGTCAATTACGTGGTATGGGGATTGACGAAGCGTTGCGCGCGCGTGGAGCGAAAGATGGAGATATTGTCCGAATTGGTGAGTATGAGTTTGAATTTGTAGAATAA
- a CDS encoding DUF4003 family protein, which produces MNRSQVVASLQMNYQAIKEGKGKWFDKRVAYTIARSFVDKERHFSDTDFRRMEEILQGELKMFNVLVQPVRGILLGMLLANGKSKELAIHTLLTDYQRLRDVGFRASSYSYFSAYLLQFTETAEKEFVVRRGQSIFEEIKTHHYFLTGAEDGSIAIALAQQEQLESLTTKQVGDLAEEYYQALNECGFHKSNQLQFAAATAAMLTGEFSIELVEEVKNVIDELKQLGLRFRPEFYNSIITLGFLATLKKVDFRVLQEYLELLDEKTNLRFYKDFRYSLALGLLIHEEMSILSNDNLNISALTITMMMAQEASAAAAAIAVSVAASNSSS; this is translated from the coding sequence ATGAATAGAAGTCAGGTTGTTGCGTCACTTCAAATGAATTACCAAGCAATCAAAGAAGGGAAAGGAAAATGGTTTGATAAGCGAGTAGCTTACACGATTGCACGATCATTTGTAGACAAAGAACGTCATTTCTCAGATACTGATTTTCGTCGTATGGAAGAAATACTTCAAGGAGAATTAAAAATGTTTAATGTATTAGTTCAACCTGTTAGGGGTATTTTATTAGGGATGTTATTAGCAAATGGGAAATCAAAAGAGTTAGCTATTCATACATTGCTTACTGATTATCAACGTTTGCGTGATGTTGGTTTTCGCGCCTCTTCTTACTCTTATTTTTCAGCATACTTACTTCAATTTACTGAAACAGCTGAAAAAGAATTTGTTGTACGTAGAGGACAAAGTATTTTTGAGGAAATAAAGACACATCATTATTTTCTTACTGGTGCCGAAGATGGTTCAATCGCAATTGCTTTAGCTCAGCAAGAACAATTAGAGTCGTTGACGACTAAACAAGTTGGTGATTTAGCGGAAGAGTACTATCAAGCATTGAATGAGTGCGGCTTTCACAAATCAAATCAACTTCAATTTGCAGCAGCAACTGCTGCTATGTTAACTGGCGAGTTCTCTATTGAACTGGTTGAAGAAGTCAAAAATGTCATAGATGAATTGAAGCAATTGGGACTTCGTTTTAGACCAGAATTTTATAATAGTATCATTACACTTGGTTTTTTAGCTACTTTGAAAAAAGTCGATTTTCGAGTTTTACAAGAGTACTTAGAGTTGCTTGATGAAAAAACAAATTTACGTTTCTATAAAGACTTCCGTTATTCTTTAGCTTTAGGTTTATTGATTCATGAAGAAATGAGTATTTTATCTAATGATAATTTGAACATCTCTGCATTGACAATCACCATGATGATGGCACAAGAAGCCAGTGCAGCAGCTGCGGCTATTGCTGTCTCAGTAGCAGCCTCTAATTCTAGTTCATAA
- the gap gene encoding type I glyceraldehyde-3-phosphate dehydrogenase, with product MTVKVGINGFGRIGRLAFRRIKEVSDDIEVVAINDLTSPTMLAQLLQFDSTHGTYPGKVTATDDSIVVDGEKTKVYAEADASKLKWVEENGVDIVLECTGFYTSKEKAQAHLNAGAKRVVISAPAGDMKTIVYNVNDDTLTSEDKIISAGSCTTNCLAPMAYFLNNEFGIEVGTMTTVHAYTSTQMLLDGPVKGGNLRAARSAADNTIPHSTGAAKAIGLVIPELNGKLQGHAQRVPVVDGSLTELVSILRTKVTADQVNEAIKKHTIDNPSFGYDDREIVSGDVIGTTEGSIFDPTQTEVTTAGDFQLVKTVAWYDNEYGFTCQMIRLLEKFANL from the coding sequence ATGACAGTAAAAGTAGGAATTAATGGTTTTGGACGAATTGGTCGTCTTGCATTCCGCCGCATCAAAGAAGTTTCCGATGATATTGAAGTTGTTGCAATCAATGATTTGACAAGTCCGACAATGTTAGCTCAATTACTTCAATTCGATTCGACTCATGGGACTTATCCTGGAAAAGTTACTGCAACAGATGACTCAATCGTAGTGGATGGTGAAAAAACAAAAGTCTATGCAGAAGCTGATGCCAGCAAGTTGAAATGGGTAGAAGAAAATGGCGTCGATATCGTTTTAGAATGTACTGGTTTTTATACGTCAAAAGAAAAAGCACAAGCCCATTTAAATGCAGGGGCAAAACGTGTCGTAATTTCCGCACCAGCTGGTGACATGAAGACAATTGTTTATAATGTTAATGATGACACATTGACCTCAGAAGATAAAATCATCTCTGCTGGTTCTTGTACAACAAACTGTTTAGCACCTATGGCTTATTTCTTAAATAACGAGTTTGGTATTGAAGTTGGTACGATGACAACAGTTCATGCTTATACATCCACTCAAATGTTATTAGATGGGCCCGTGAAAGGTGGCAACTTACGAGCTGCTCGTTCAGCTGCTGACAATACTATCCCACATTCAACGGGTGCTGCCAAAGCAATTGGGTTAGTTATTCCAGAATTAAATGGAAAACTTCAAGGACATGCGCAACGCGTTCCTGTCGTCGATGGCTCTTTAACAGAGTTAGTCTCTATTTTAAGAACAAAAGTAACAGCTGATCAAGTGAATGAAGCAATCAAGAAACATACAATCGACAACCCTTCATTTGGCTATGACGATCGTGAAATCGTATCTGGTGATGTTATTGGAACAACAGAAGGTTCTATTTTTGACCCAACCCAAACGGAAGTAACAACTGCTGGCGATTTCCAGTTGGTTAAAACCGTCGCTTGGTATGATAATGAATATGGTTTTACTTGCCAAATGATTCGTTTATTGGAAAAATTTGCTAATTTATAA
- a CDS encoding 3-deoxy-7-phosphoheptulonate synthase — protein sequence MSFKALSQPIDFEQVKSLSKLTPEQEHLKNVRDQELKEIIEGKSDKILLVIGPCSAHNEEAVMEYVTRLAKLQEKVQDKIFMVPRVYTNKPRTNGDGYKGLLHQQNPEGKSNLIKGITAVRSLHNRVISETGLTTADEMLYPENLEFVQDLVSYIAVGARSVEDQQHRFVASGIDQPTGMKNPTSGNLNVLFNSLYAAQQKQEFIFNGLEVESSSNPLAHVVLRGGLNEYGENIPNYHYEELLKVVAFYKAGNYKNPFIVIDTNHDNSGKQYKEQIRIVKETLFNRSWNHDMKKWVRGFMIESFLESGRQEADGKIFGQSITDPCLGWDETEELVDYIAKHV from the coding sequence ATGAGCTTTAAAGCGCTAAGCCAACCAATCGATTTTGAACAAGTCAAATCCTTATCTAAATTAACGCCAGAACAAGAGCACTTAAAAAACGTTCGTGATCAAGAATTGAAAGAAATTATTGAAGGAAAAAGTGACAAGATTCTTTTAGTGATCGGCCCGTGTTCTGCTCATAATGAAGAAGCTGTAATGGAGTATGTTACTCGTTTAGCTAAACTACAAGAAAAAGTCCAAGATAAAATTTTTATGGTTCCCCGAGTTTATACTAATAAACCTAGAACGAATGGCGACGGCTATAAAGGGTTATTACATCAGCAAAATCCAGAAGGAAAAAGTAATTTAATCAAAGGCATTACGGCGGTTCGTAGTTTGCACAATCGGGTTATCAGTGAAACGGGTCTAACGACAGCAGATGAAATGCTTTATCCTGAAAATCTAGAATTTGTGCAAGATTTAGTTAGTTATATTGCAGTAGGTGCGCGTTCTGTGGAAGACCAACAGCATCGTTTCGTTGCCAGTGGAATTGATCAACCAACAGGAATGAAAAATCCAACTAGTGGCAATTTAAACGTATTGTTCAATTCACTGTATGCAGCACAGCAAAAACAAGAATTTATTTTTAACGGACTTGAAGTTGAATCTAGTTCTAATCCTTTGGCCCATGTTGTATTAAGAGGTGGTTTGAATGAATATGGGGAGAATATCCCGAATTATCACTATGAAGAGTTGCTGAAAGTGGTAGCTTTTTATAAAGCTGGCAACTATAAAAATCCGTTTATTGTCATTGATACGAATCATGACAATTCAGGGAAACAATACAAAGAACAAATCAGGATCGTCAAAGAAACCTTATTTAATCGCTCGTGGAATCATGATATGAAGAAATGGGTACGTGGTTTTATGATTGAAAGTTTTCTTGAAAGTGGTCGTCAAGAAGCAGATGGAAAAATTTTTGGGCAATCTATTACTGATCCATGTTTAGGTTGGGATGAGACTGAAGAATTAGTGGACTATATTGCGAAACATGTTTGA
- a CDS encoding Fur family transcriptional regulator yields the protein MDSTAALKKTKQQLHESGFKLTPQREATVLVLLENEKDHLSAEEIYFLVKQKSPEIGLATVYRTLEILTDLKVVDKVSFNDGLARYDLRKEGAKHFHHHLLCLECGNIEEVEEDLLGEVEQVIEQRYHFMVKDHRLTFHGICQECQQKKKNQPTEEVSSGFSSSN from the coding sequence ATGGATTCTACTGCTGCTTTAAAAAAAACAAAACAACAATTGCACGAATCTGGCTTTAAACTGACGCCTCAACGAGAAGCGACCGTTTTGGTATTATTAGAAAATGAGAAAGATCACTTATCTGCGGAAGAAATTTACTTTTTAGTAAAACAAAAAAGCCCAGAGATTGGTTTAGCAACGGTTTATCGTACTTTAGAAATTTTAACTGACTTAAAAGTCGTAGATAAGGTAAGTTTTAATGACGGATTGGCTCGTTATGACTTACGTAAAGAGGGAGCTAAGCACTTCCATCATCATCTTTTATGTTTAGAATGTGGCAATATCGAAGAAGTTGAAGAGGATTTACTAGGTGAAGTAGAGCAAGTGATCGAACAGCGCTATCATTTTATGGTGAAAGATCATCGGTTAACATTTCATGGTATTTGCCAAGAGTGTCAGCAAAAAAAGAAAAATCAGCCTACAGAAGAGGTTAGTTCTGGATTTTCCAGTTCGAACTAA
- a CDS encoding CvfB family protein: MNELLAQIFTALVIDENESHYFLQKNGITLRLSKEEGSHEIGEAVEGFGYMNQKQEPEMTTLIPTARIGQYAFGTVTGTRRDLGAFVDIGLKDKDVVVSLDELPVMRELWPKKGDQLMVALKVDNKERIWGELADEKIFKAMAKPGTEELKNENISGIVYRLKMIGSFVLTDDFYIAFIHPSERYQEPRLGERVNGRVIGVRPDGTLNISLKPRGYEAISDDAAMILTFLERSADHKIPFTDKSNPEEIKQTFGISKAQFKRAIGNLLKQGKITQETGFTILKEEQQEK, translated from the coding sequence ATGAACGAATTATTAGCACAAATTTTTACAGCATTAGTGATCGATGAAAACGAAAGTCATTATTTTTTACAAAAAAATGGCATCACTTTGCGTTTATCTAAAGAAGAAGGTAGCCACGAAATTGGCGAAGCTGTAGAAGGCTTTGGTTATATGAATCAAAAACAAGAACCTGAGATGACGACGCTCATCCCAACAGCTCGAATAGGTCAATACGCATTCGGAACAGTGACAGGTACAAGACGTGATTTAGGCGCTTTTGTGGACATTGGTTTAAAAGATAAGGATGTGGTCGTATCTTTAGATGAACTGCCTGTAATGCGTGAATTATGGCCTAAAAAAGGCGATCAGTTGATGGTTGCTTTGAAAGTTGACAACAAAGAACGGATTTGGGGCGAATTAGCAGATGAGAAAATTTTTAAAGCTATGGCTAAACCTGGAACAGAAGAGCTAAAAAATGAAAACATTAGTGGCATCGTTTACCGTTTGAAAATGATTGGGTCATTTGTTTTGACTGATGATTTTTATATTGCATTTATCCATCCTTCAGAACGTTACCAGGAGCCTCGCTTAGGCGAAAGAGTGAATGGTCGTGTGATTGGCGTACGTCCAGACGGCACACTAAATATTTCTTTAAAACCACGTGGTTATGAAGCAATCAGTGATGATGCGGCAATGATTTTGACCTTTTTAGAACGGTCAGCTGATCATAAAATTCCATTCACTGACAAATCTAATCCAGAAGAAATCAAGCAAACTTTCGGTATAAGTAAAGCCCAATTTAAGCGTGCAATAGGTAATCTGCTGAAGCAGGGCAAAATCACTCAAGAAACAGGATTTACCATTTTAAAAGAAGAACAACAAGAAAAATAA
- a CDS encoding AzlD domain-containing protein, with translation MSSNYVLLTILGCSLVTWIPRIFPFLISKRVDFPAWFLRFLSYIPICILTALLFQSILDVQATGFPKVKTLEALSCIPTLLVAIRTKDLMKTVVVGIVTIALLRIFLG, from the coding sequence ATGAGTAGTAATTATGTATTATTGACTATTCTAGGGTGTTCCTTAGTCACTTGGATTCCTAGAATTTTTCCTTTTTTAATTTCAAAACGAGTAGATTTTCCAGCATGGTTTCTAAGGTTTTTATCCTATATTCCAATTTGTATCTTGACGGCACTCTTATTTCAGAGTATTTTAGATGTTCAGGCAACAGGCTTTCCTAAAGTAAAAACGTTAGAAGCGTTAAGTTGTATTCCTACTTTACTTGTTGCTATTCGTACCAAAGATTTAATGAAAACAGTGGTAGTAGGAATCGTTACGATTGCATTATTACGTATTTTTTTAGGCTAA
- a CDS encoding AzlC family ABC transporter permease: MEKKEYLTFREGVNACIPTILGYLGIGIAAGVVGKNVGLSIAEIALMSILIYAGGAQFIICGMLAIHSPISAIIFTTFLVNLRHFLMSMSVATYFKKEPLITSIGIGTLLTDESYGVLMTVLNNDYRVSSAWTHGLNITAYLAWILSTILGGLLGTWIPDPYLLGLDFALVAMFAGLFILQVDGPIKKYTKETLIVLAAVCVSLYFFMGFFSSELSVLFATLLGCTVGMVNHHE, translated from the coding sequence ATGGAAAAAAAAGAATATCTCACATTTAGAGAAGGGGTCAATGCTTGCATACCAACTATTTTAGGTTATTTAGGAATTGGTATCGCTGCAGGTGTAGTGGGTAAAAATGTCGGTCTATCAATTGCGGAAATAGCATTGATGTCGATTTTGATTTATGCTGGTGGAGCACAATTTATTATTTGTGGTATGTTAGCGATCCATTCGCCAATTTCTGCCATTATATTTACGACATTTTTAGTTAATTTACGCCACTTTTTAATGAGTATGTCTGTGGCAACTTATTTTAAAAAAGAGCCTCTAATCACTAGTATTGGAATCGGAACACTTTTAACAGATGAATCTTATGGTGTCCTTATGACGGTTTTAAATAATGACTACCGAGTTAGTTCTGCTTGGACTCATGGTTTAAATATAACGGCTTATTTAGCTTGGATTCTTTCAACAATTTTAGGTGGTCTGCTTGGTACCTGGATTCCAGATCCCTATCTGTTAGGATTAGATTTTGCTTTGGTAGCAATGTTTGCAGGATTATTTATTTTACAAGTAGATGGACCTATCAAGAAATATACGAAAGAAACCTTGATCGTTTTAGCGGCTGTTTGTGTCTCTTTGTACTTTTTTATGGGCTTTTTTTCGTCAGAACTTTCTGTTTTATTCGCTACGCTTTTAGGTTGTACAGTTGGGATGGTGAATCACCATGAGTAG